The Alnus glutinosa chromosome 7, dhAlnGlut1.1, whole genome shotgun sequence genome includes a region encoding these proteins:
- the LOC133873917 gene encoding transcription factor bHLH60-like isoform X2 translates to MDPHPGIVSGSNSNRSEPDESGFEFLQFREEIQRLMTVPPENASSFTALLELPATKAMELLHSPHSDNGSPAPISGDPLRRIDEDSKPYLPSVNGHLTFPSNKVLTERAAKLSVFSAGEHSPETSSVPSNSSANLEKVKSEPAETDSNPDSSQPLVSDPTVENKTQRPTKRKEREKKGKGSSKKSKNESSQDALMLPYVHVRARRGQATDSHSLAERARREKINARMKLLQELVPGCSKRATNDQVLCFIS, encoded by the exons ATGGATCCGCATCCAGGAATTGTATCTGGATCCAACTCCAACAGGTCCGAACCCGACGAAAGCGGATTCGAATTCCTCCAATTCCGCGAGGAAATCCAGCGGCTCATGACCGTACCGCCGGAAAACGCGAGCTCCTTCACCGCGCTTCTCGAGCTCCCGGCGACCAAGGCCATGGAGCTCCTCCACTCCCCGCACTCCGACAACGGATCTCCGGCGCCGATTTCCGGCGACCCCCTCCGCCGAATCGACGAAGACAGCAAACCCTACCTCCCCTCCGTCAACGGCCATCTCACCTTCCCTTCGAACAAAGTCCTAACCGAACGCGCCGCCAAGTTGTCGGTCTTCTCCGCCGGCGAGCACTCGCCGGAGACGAGCTCGGTGCCGTCGAATTCTAGCGCGAATTTGGAGAAGGTGAAGAGCGAGCCCGCCGAGACCGACTCGAACCCCGACTCGTCCCAGCCGTTGGTTTCCGATCCTACTGTGGAGAACAAGACCCAGAGGCCGACGAAGCGGAAGGAGCGCGAGAAGAAG GGCAAAGGGTCCTCGAAGAAGAGCAAGAACGAAAGCTCTCAAGACGCCTTGATGCTTCCTTACGTTCACGTCCGAGCTCGTCGCGGTCAAGCCACAGACAGCCATAGCTTAGCAGAGCGA GCGAGGAGAGAGAAGATTAATGCTCGGATGAAGCTGCTTCAGGAGCTGGTCCCAGGGTGCAGCAAG